A section of the Bombus terrestris chromosome 2, iyBomTerr1.2, whole genome shotgun sequence genome encodes:
- the LOC100643151 gene encoding endocuticle structural glycoprotein SgAbd-8, which translates to MYTSLIAVIALASCVAAAPAEDVIPIVSQSQEGPNPDGSYKWSYESGNGIKAQEEGHVENAGQENEAMNAQGSFSYPSDDGQQISLTYVANEEGFQPQGAHLPTTPEIPPLIQKALEWIAAHPSKEDQNQV; encoded by the exons ATGTACACGTCACTG ATAGCCGTGATCGCACTAGCAAGCTGCGTGGCAGCTGCCCCAGCGGAGGACGTGATACCAATTGTTAGCCAAAGTCAAGAGGGTCCAAATCCGGACGGCTCGTACAAATGGAGCTACGAGTCCGGGAATGGGATCAAAGCGCAAGAGGAGGGTCATGTGGAGAACGCTGGCCAAGAGAACGAGGCGATGAACGCTCAGGGTAGCTTCAGTTATCCGAGCGACGACGGTCAACAAATCTCGTTGACGTATGTTGCGAACGAGGAAGGTTTTCAACCACAGGGCGCTCACCTACCTACTACACCAGAAATACCGCCGCTCATTCAAAAGGCGCTCGAATGGATAGCGGCGCACCCGAGCAAAGAGGACCAGAATCAGGTATAA